A window of the Haloplasma contractile SSD-17B genome harbors these coding sequences:
- a CDS encoding fatty acid desaturase codes for MKKDNTQQLRRQIKPYEQSYTVRSILQLVNTVIPFFVSWTFAYLSLSISYFLSLLFIILSALMLIRIFIIFHDCCHNSFFKRIKTNQLVGTILGVLTVFPYSQWKRNHNTHHATSGNLDKRGVGDLWILTVNEYNDASTGMKVKYRLYRNPIIMFFIGPIYEFLIKQRFNQRGVRLSERLNTYLINIMILTLYTVLILTIGWQSFLLIQLPVFLISGSLGIWLFFIQHQFEDSYFKWNKEWEFVKAAVEGSSFYRLPKLLQWVTGNIGYHHVHHLSPTIPNYNLETAHKNSEALKHVPTVTLRSSLKSIKFKLWDEVNSKFLTFKEYKKLKLTK; via the coding sequence ATGAAAAAAGACAACACGCAGCAATTAAGAAGACAAATTAAACCCTATGAACAATCCTATACAGTTAGAAGTATACTACAATTAGTTAACACAGTTATTCCATTCTTCGTTTCTTGGACTTTTGCCTACTTAAGCCTTTCGATTTCCTATTTTCTATCACTTCTATTTATTATTTTAAGTGCTCTAATGTTGATCAGAATTTTTATTATATTTCATGACTGCTGTCACAACTCATTTTTTAAACGTATAAAAACAAACCAACTAGTAGGAACGATTTTAGGAGTTTTAACCGTGTTTCCTTATAGTCAATGGAAACGGAATCATAATACTCATCATGCAACTAGTGGAAACCTTGATAAACGTGGTGTAGGCGATTTATGGATTCTTACGGTCAACGAATATAATGACGCTAGTACAGGAATGAAAGTTAAATATCGGCTATATCGAAATCCTATTATTATGTTTTTTATAGGACCTATCTATGAATTTTTAATTAAACAACGTTTTAACCAAAGGGGCGTACGCTTGTCTGAGAGATTGAATACTTATTTAATTAATATAATGATTCTTACATTATACACGGTTTTAATCTTAACAATTGGATGGCAATCTTTTCTACTGATTCAATTACCTGTATTTTTAATTTCAGGATCATTAGGTATATGGTTGTTTTTCATTCAGCATCAGTTCGAAGACTCTTACTTTAAATGGAATAAAGAATGGGAGTTTGTCAAAGCTGCAGTAGAAGGTAGTTCTTTTTATAGACTCCCAAAACTATTACAATGGGTAACAGGTAATATCGGTTATCACCATGTCCATCATTTGAGTCCTACAATTCCAAACTATAATTTAGAGACTGCACACAAAAATAGTGAGGCTTTAAAACATGTTCCTACTGTAACCTTGAGATCAAGTCTTAAGTCAATTAAATTTAAGTTATGGGATGAGGTTAATAGTAAATTTCTTACATTTAAGGAATATAAGAAATTGAAATTAACAAAATAA